In the genome of Coturnix japonica isolate 7356 chromosome Z, Coturnix japonica 2.1, whole genome shotgun sequence, one region contains:
- the LOC107306226 gene encoding uncharacterized protein LOC107306226, translating into QVVTLDVPGAAAPPACSCCGATPPFPFRRGVAEAQVGGEVAIPLRWDYITGCRLSRWRNGSCQKVLFSFCKSLFPKHAPSKKELTSLLVLLEREGLLATPSDIYEPDNWEGITSALSHRALTTQKTSEFKTWGLVLGALKAARDEKLANQRAKDLLGIDPGGCSSLGSGPGGGRLCSLCRLNCGGDSVDSIGSALYFEKRHVHRSCSIPRAAPAFTATSVPDR; encoded by the coding sequence CAAGTGGTGACCCTCGACGTCCCGGGTGCGGCTGCCCCACCAGCTTGTTCCTGCTGCGGAGCGAcaccccctttcccttttcGTCGCGGAGTGGCAGAAGCCCAGGTCGGGGGGGAAGTGGCCATTCCCCTCCGTTGGGACTATATCACCGGGTGCCGACTGAGTCGGTGGCGCAATGGAAGCTGTCAAAAGGtactcttttccttctgcaaatcTCTCTTCCCTAAACACGCCCCTTCTAAGAAGGAGCTTACTTCCCTTCTTGTTTTATTGGAGAGGGAGGGGTTGCTGGCGACACCCTCGGACATTTATGAGCCGGATAACTGGGAGGGCATTACCTCAGCGCTATCTCACCGAGCCCTCACTACCCAAAAAACCTCAGAGTTTAAAACCTGGGGGTTGGTATTGGGAGCACTGAAAGCCGCCCGCGATGAAAAACTGGCTAACCAGCGGGCTAAGGATCTCTTGGGGATTGATCCGGGGGGGTGCAGTTCCTTGGGGTCGGGGCCCGGGGGGGGGCGgctctgttctctctgcaggCTCAACTGTGGAGGGGACAGCGTTGACTCCATCGGCTCCGCCCTGTACTTCGAGAAGCGGCACGTCCACAGAAGTTGCTCGATCCCTCGTGCAGCACCAGCCTTCACCGCCACTTCTGTCCCGGACCGTTAA
- the LOC107306240 gene encoding LOW QUALITY PROTEIN: uncharacterized protein LOC107306240 (The sequence of the model RefSeq protein was modified relative to this genomic sequence to represent the inferred CDS: deleted 1 base in 1 codon) has protein sequence MLPVSLDPPTQAIGELALSADPGKGAGPTRRGPPTFTDWARAREDLQATNAGVPTLALPLVVKNGGPAWTPLDTKAITRLAGLVKDKGLRSLVTMSAVEALMASNLLPYDVENLMHVILKPAQYMLWQDEWNCQLRTIVAEATCDPAHPANRGRGKKERTTLARLQGLADGMVGSPEGQAAELIAGEVAALMTAALQALRAVAKVAEPSGQTSRTDIKQGPSEPFPDFANQLIRAVEGSDLPKEVHSLVIIDCLKQKSLPDVQQIIRAAPGDLTTPGEVIKYVLDHQKSTPLHAEGLVAAVQGMAASCQEMAASVIAAAQSGPQTDKGPCFKCGQTGHFKAQCPKKNAPGEGCQFCGTAGHGAHKCRKLKNLLQGNGRGRVPIARGTSQANFLGSNLQPRGPPQANFWGSILPPRGPFQNNRALSSLRGCDGGPSRSAYRPPHDGGPLLSAIPETWPLMVIDLKDCFFSIPLAEQDREAFAFTVPVVNNLEPVQRYQWKVLPQGMVCSPTICQLVILLLLRGYCCTWGRRDYPVVLLEDALVYRADPVAILHVRSHSDVPGFFTVGNEVADRAAGGHIFTLREARDLHAALHLGARALARTCSIPITLAREVVQTCPHCNSAPALGAGVNPQGLVLLEVWQMDFTLEPRMAPRQWLAVTVDTSSSILVATQHARANSTAAQHHWATAIAVMGMPRHIKTDNGSCFISRSTKEWLARWNITHTTGIPGNSQGQAIVERANRLLKEKIRVIGEGEGYTGRIPVAQQGEILARALYALNHFERGESTRTPTQKHWQPRIIQEGPPVKIKTESGSWESGSNFLAQRAPIGIRKLIKPSPIPLCIPVMKRPSTLMEDIGGLLILAGRMGPSEELSFNRGCCVFPIPKGSFSFMGELWNNGTAKALPPGVFLICGDRAWQGIPRNPIGGPCYLGKLTILSPSIFEIYKAFNHSRAKRDIHVLESDCGDNVRLWGPTARIFASFFTPGVAAAHTLKEIERLACWTVKQANVTSQLLSDLLIDVESIRHAVLQNRAAIDFLLLAQGHGCQDVEGMCCFNLSDHSESLHKKLAWMQDHTKKIGVVDDPFGDWLGSLFGNIGPWFKQLLKVLVMGLIVLLALLICTPCIIQCLQGFMHRMVTGIFEEKMEQQRAYERL, from the exons ATGTTACCAGTTAGTTTGGACCCGCCCACCCAGGCGATCGGCGAGCTCGCCTTGTCAGCCGATCCGGGAAAAGGGGCTGGCCCTACTCGACGGGGCCCGCCCACATTCACCGATTGGGCAAGGGCTAGGGAGGATCTTCAGGCCACTAACGCGGGCGTACCCACACTTGCCCTTCCCCTGGTGGTTAAAAATGGGGGACCAGCTTGGACCCCCTTGGACACCAAGGCGATTACTCGCCTGGCAGGGCTAGTAAAGGATAAAGGATTGCGGTCGCTGGTCACGATGTCAGCTGTTGAGGCTCTTATGGCCTCCAATTTGCTACCATATGATGTTGAGAACCTGATGCATGTTATCCTCAAGCCTGCACAGTACATGCTCTGGCAAGATGAGTGGAACTGCCAGCTTAGAACTATTGTCGCAGAGGCAACGTGTGACCCAGCCCACCCAGCTAACCGTGGGCGTGGCAAAAAAGAGCGGACTACCCTCGCTCGCCTTCAAGGGTTGGCAGATGGCATGGTGGGATCCCCGGAAGGTCAGGCAGCTGAATTGATAGCGGGGGAGGTGGCTGCACTCATGACCGCAGCCCTCCAGGCGTTGAGAGCAGTGGCTAAGGTTGCAGAGCCATCTGGACAGACATCCAGGACAGACATCAAACAGGGGCCAAGCGAACCCTTCCCTGACTTTGCGAATCAGCTGATTCGCGCGGTCGAGGGTTCAGATTTACCTAAAGAGGTCCACTCTCTTGTGATTATTGATTGCCTTAAACAAAAATCGCTGCCAGACGTCCAGCAAATTATTAGGGCAGCGCCGGGAGACTTAACAACTCCTGGGGAGGTTATCAAGTATGTTCTAGACCATCAAAAGAGCACTCCGCTGCATGCGGAAGGTCTTGTGGCGGCAGTACAGGGCATGGCTGCGTCATGCCAAGAAATGGCCGCATCGGTGATAGCTGCAGCCCAGTCAGGACCACAAACGGACAAAGGCCCATGCTTTAAATGTGGCCAGACAGGACACTTTAAAGCACAGTGTCCAAAGAAAAATGCTCCGGGGGAAGGGTGCCAGTTCTGTGGCACTGCAGGTCATGGGGCACATAAGTGTCGAAAACTTAAAAACCTGCTTCAGGGAAACGGGAGGGGGAGGGTCCCTATAGCCCGGGGGACCTCCCAAGCCAATTTCTTGGGCAGCAACCTGCAGCCCAGGGGGCCCCCTCAAGCCAACTTCTGGGGCAGCATCTTGCCACCCAGGGGACCTTTCCAGAACAACAGGGCCCTGTCATCCCTTCGTGGCTGTGACGGAGGACCTTCTCGATCGGCCTATCGCCCGCCTCATGATG GAGGACCCTTGCTGTCAGCCATCCCAGAAACGTGGCCGCTGATGGTCATTGATCTTAaagattgtttcttttctatccCTCTCGCTGAGCAGGACCGGGAAGCTTTTGCGTTTACGGTCCCGGTGGTGAATAACTTGGAGCCAGTCCAGAGATATCAGTGGAAGGTTTTGCCTCAGGGGATGGTCTGCTCACCTACTATTTGCCAGCTTGTG ATTCTGCTTTTGTTGCGAGGTTACTGCTGCACATGGGGAAGGAGGGACTACCCTGTAGTTTTATTAGAGGATGCCTTGGTTTACCGGGCTGACCCGGTGGCCATCCTCCATGTGCGAAGTCACTCTGATGTCCCAGGGTTTTTTACAGTGGGCAATGAGGTGGCAGATAGAGCAGCCGGGGGTCACATTTTCACCCTTCGGGAGGCCCGAGACCTTCATGCGGCCTTACATTTAGGGGCCAGGGCACTGGCACGGACATGTTCCATCCCGATTACCTTGGCTAGGGAGGTGGTACAGACGTGTCCGCATTGTAATTCGGCGCCTGCCTTGGGGGCTGGCGTTAACCCACAGGGTCTCGTTCTGTTAGAAGTCTGGCAGATGGACTTCACCTTAGAACCAAGAATGGCACCCCGCCAGTGGCTTGCAGTTACGGTCGATACCTCCTCTTCAATACTTGTAGCCACGCAGCATGCTCGTGCCAACTCCACAGCTGCTCAACATCATTGGGCTACGGCTATCGCTGTTATGGGAATGCCACGCCACATTAAGACAGATAATGGATCATGCTTTATATCACGGTCAACCAAGGAGTGGCTGGCTCGTTGGAATATTACACACACAACAGGCATCCCGGGAAATTCCCAGGGCCAAGCGATTGTGGAAAGAGCTAATCGCCTCCTCAAAGAAAAGATCCGGGTgattggggagggggaaggatATACGGGTAGAATCCCGGTTGCACAGCAGGGTGAAATTTTAGCTCGAGCATTATATGCTTTAAATCATTTTGAGCGGGGAGAGAGCACGAGAACCCCCACTCAAAAGCATTGGCAACCAAGAATCATTCAGGAGGGCCCACCGGtgaaaatcaaaactgaaagtgGATCCTGGGAGTCAG GCAGCAACTTCTTGGCCCAGAGGGCCCCTATTGGGATCCGAAAACTAATCAAACCATCCCCTATACCCTTGTGTATCCCCGTGATGAAAAGACCTTCGACATTGATGGAGGATATT GGGGGGTTGTTAATATTAGCAGGACGGATGGGTCCATCCGAGGAGTTGTCTTTTAATAGaggttgttgtgtttttcctaTCCCCAAGGGGTCATTTTCGTTTATGGGAGAATTATGGAATAATGGTACAGCAAAAGCCTTGCCACCAGGGGTATTTCTCATTTGTGGGGATCGTGCTTGGCAAGGAATTCCTAGGAACCCAATAGGAGGTCCTTGTTATTTGGGGAAATTGACTATCTTATCCCCTAGCATCTTTGAGATCTATAAAGCATTTAACCATTCACGAGCCAAAAGAGACATACATGTTCTGGAGTCTGACTGCGGGGACAATGTAAGATTATGGGGACCCACAGCCAGAATTTTCGCTTCCTTCTTTACTCCTGGGGTTGCTGCTGCACACACTCTA AAAGAAATCGAAAGGCTGGCCTGTTGGACTGTTAAACAAGCTAATGTTACCTCTCAGTTACTTTCGGACTTGCTTATAGATGTAGAGAGTATCAGACATGCTGTGCTTCAAAATAGAGCGGCCATAGACTTTTTACTTTTAGCACAAGGGCACGGATGCCAAGATGTTGAGGGaatgtgttgttttaatttgagtGACCATAGTGAATCGCTACATAAGAAGCTAGCATGGATGCAAGACCATACCAAGAAGATCGGCGTCGTGGACGATCCGTTTGGAGACTGGCTCGGAAGCCTGTTTGGGAACATCGGACCTTGGTTCAAACAGTTGCTAAAAGTATTGGTGATGGGACTTATTGTTCTTCTTGCACTATTAATTTGCACACCGTGTATTATACAATGCTTGCAGGGATTTATGCATCGCATGGTGACGGGAATTTTTGAGGAGAAAATGGAACAACAAAGGGCATATGAGAGACTTTAA